In one Trichosurus vulpecula isolate mTriVul1 chromosome 8, mTriVul1.pri, whole genome shotgun sequence genomic region, the following are encoded:
- the LOC118829227 gene encoding olfactory receptor 11H6-like — MKHPERNNHSGSVSEFVLLGFPGSWKIQIFLFSLFSVTYILTLIGNMSIICAVNLDQRLHIPMYVLLANFSFLEIWYVTSTVPNMLVNFLSENKIISFAGCFLQFYFFFSMGTTETFFLSAMAYDRSLAICRPLHYPTIMTLQKCLRMVVCCWVCGFSCYLLPVYLISQLSFCDRNTIDHFICDPGPLIGLSCIPAPATEITCAAFNSVLIFSTFLFITISYTLVLKTVLKVPSAEGRHKAFSTCGSHLAVVSLFYGSIMVMYVSPTSGNPAGIQKIVTLFYSVLTPLFNPLIYSLRNKEIKKALKKILRSMKFGQHM; from the coding sequence atgaagcaccCAGAAAGGAATAATCACTCTGGCTCTGTGAGTGAATTTGTCCTCCTGGGCTTCCCAGGTTCCTGGaaaatccagatcttccttttctccttgttctctGTGACATACATCCTGACACTGATTGGGAACATGTCTATCATCTGTGCTGTAAATTTGGACCAACGGCTCCACATCCCAATGTACGTCCTATTGGCCAACTTTTCATTCCTTGAGATCTGGTATGTCACATCCACAGTCCCGAACATGTTGGTCAACTTTCTCTCTGAGAATAAAatcatctcctttgctggctgCTTCCTccagttctatttcttcttttcaatggGCACTACAGAAACCTTTTTCTTGTCAGCCATGGCCTACGATCGGTCCCTTGCTATCTGTAGACCCTTGCACTATCCTACCATCATGACTCTACAAAAATGCTTGAGAATGGTTGTCTGTTGCTGGGTATGTGGCTTTTCTTGTTATCTCCTCCCAGTGTACCTCATCTCTCAGCTGTCTTTTTGTGATCGCAATACAATTGATCACTTTATTTGTGACCCGGGACCCCTCATTGGGCTGTCCTGTATTCCGGCACCTGCCACTGAAATCACGTGTGCTGCCTTTAACTCAGTCCTCATCTTTTCTACCTTCCTCTTCATTACTATTTCATATACACTGGTACTTAAAACCGTGCTGAAAGTCCCCTCAGCAGAAGGTCGGCATAAAGCATTTTCCACATGTGGCTCCCATTTGGCAGTGGTGTCATTGTTCTATGGCTCCATCATGGTAATGTATGTGAGTCCAACATCTGGAAATCCAGCTGGGATCCAGAAGATTGTAACCCTCTTCTACTCTGTACTGACTCCTCTCTTCAACCCATTGATCTATAGTCTCCggaacaaagaaataaagaaagctcTGAAGAAAATCCTTAGGAGCATGAAATTTGGCCAAcatatgtga